Proteins from one Candidatus Omnitrophota bacterium genomic window:
- the thpR gene encoding RNA 2',3'-cyclic phosphodiesterase, giving the protein MRTFIAIDLPENLKTKLSQIQKDLETDNLKFKWVEPDNIHLTLKFLGEIDEDQLLEIKKVVAQTTDQIKTFELTAEGLGFFPNQKNPRIFLTNLKNSEPLRLLVTKLENNLTQLGFPIENKFKAHLTLARIKSQENIDLLIEKTKAIRLKERFSVGKITIYKSNLTASGPIYTIIASSPLTD; this is encoded by the coding sequence ATGAGAACTTTCATCGCCATTGATCTGCCGGAAAATTTAAAAACCAAACTTAGCCAAATTCAGAAAGATTTAGAAACCGACAATCTAAAATTTAAATGGGTTGAACCTGATAACATCCACCTAACCTTAAAATTCTTAGGTGAGATCGACGAAGATCAACTGCTAGAAATTAAAAAAGTTGTTGCTCAAACAACTGATCAAATAAAAACCTTTGAGCTGACTGCTGAGGGACTCGGTTTTTTTCCTAATCAAAAAAACCCACGAATATTCTTAACCAACCTAAAAAATTCAGAACCACTGCGACTTTTAGTTACTAAATTAGAAAATAATCTTACTCAGCTTGGATTTCCAATTGAAAATAAATTTAAGGCTCATCTAACCTTAGCCCGAATAAAAAGTCAGGAAAATATTGACCTTTTAATTGAAAAAACAAAAGCTATACGGCTGAAAGAAAGATTCTCGGTAGGAAAAATAACTATCTATAAAAGCAACCTTACCGCTAGCGGCCCAATCTATACGATAATTGCCAGCAGTCCTCTTACTGACTGA
- a CDS encoding CinA family protein, with protein MDQLKKLTTSLAKNKLTLALAESASGGYASYLLTKTPGASKVFKGSLVVYSLDTKNKLFKIPKSTLKKTQGVSNNIAVKLAKGVRKKLESDIGASLVGFAGPKSKKDTKTGTIFIAISYKNTLLSRKLILKGSRDQIRKKAANILIAELAKIFLKK; from the coding sequence ATGGATCAGCTAAAAAAACTCACCACTAGTCTTGCCAAAAACAAGCTAACTTTAGCCTTAGCCGAATCAGCCAGTGGCGGATATGCCTCTTACCTTTTGACTAAAACCCCCGGGGCCTCAAAAGTCTTTAAAGGCAGCCTAGTTGTCTATTCGCTAGATACAAAAAATAAATTGTTTAAAATACCTAAAAGTACCTTAAAAAAGACTCAAGGAGTATCAAACAATATTGCTGTTAAACTAGCTAAAGGAGTAAGAAAAAAACTAGAATCTGATATCGGCGCCTCCTTAGTTGGCTTTGCCGGGCCAAAGAGCAAAAAAGACACAAAAACCGGAACAATTTTTATCGCCATAAGCTATAAAAATACTCTCCTATCTAGAAAGTTAATCTTAAAAGGAAGCAGAGACCAAATAAGAAAAAAAGCCGCCAATATTCTTATTGCTGAACTGGCCAAAATATTTCTTAAGAAATGA
- a CDS encoding RNA polymerase sigma factor yields MLRAKEEELKILVEAFLKGEMRAFEEMVPLIYQDILNIAYRYLSNLEDAKDVLQEVLMKIYHKVKFFKRDSKLSTWIYRIVVNTAIDAIRRRKRGFNLGNRYKENKNQVRSLRDDIDLRDKERKVKLALAALPLRQKNVFILKHYETLTIAEISEVLSCSESAVKTHLTRAINNLKNNLGGLS; encoded by the coding sequence ATGCTTAGAGCTAAAGAAGAAGAGTTAAAGATTTTAGTCGAGGCTTTTTTAAAAGGCGAGATGAGAGCTTTCGAGGAAATGGTACCGCTTATTTATCAGGATATTTTAAATATTGCTTATCGTTATCTTAGTAATCTTGAGGACGCTAAAGATGTTTTACAGGAAGTGCTTATGAAGATTTATCATAAAGTTAAATTCTTTAAAAGAGATTCAAAACTGTCTACCTGGATTTACCGGATAGTGGTTAATACGGCTATTGACGCTATTCGTAGAAGAAAGAGGGGCTTTAACCTTGGCAATCGCTATAAAGAGAATAAAAATCAGGTCAGATCCTTAAGGGACGATATAGATTTACGTGATAAAGAGCGGAAGGTAAAGTTAGCTTTAGCCGCCTTACCCTTGCGTCAAAAGAATGTTTTTATTTTGAAACACTATGAAACTTTAACTATTGCTGAAATTAGTGAAGTTTTAAGCTGTTCAGAAAGCGCAGTAAAAACGCATTTAACCAGAGCGATCAATAATTTAAAGAATAATCTAGGAGGCTTATCATGA
- a CDS encoding ATP-dependent helicase: MKKYKLEPFSSQTQIDYPDNLNPQQLKVVSEAEGPSLVLAGAGSGKTRVLIYRLAYLLEKGIPTRNILLATFTNRAANEMINRAEVLLKSSLSDLWAGTFHHIGNITLRKEAESLGYSPNFTIVDREDAQDLIDDCVEDLGLYKKEKMFPKKRVIYNIYSLASSSLKGVDEIIEEFHPHLEEYIPIVKKIVASYRKKKKNANAMDFSDLLTRWLEVLTNPNICEKYSRIFRYILVDEYQDTNKLQFEILKKLSSHHNNILAVGDDAQSIYSFRAADINNILEFPNTFKETKIFKLQINYRSQPPILNLANEIIKHNIDQFPKDLEAIKTGGDLPCVVETKDVYQQAKFIGQRILELNREGIQLGEIAVLFRSRFQALELEMELIKRNIPYLIRGGMRFFEQAHIKDTLSYLKIILNPQDELSFKRAVCLHKGIGRSYAYKIWDKFTDRKTSLSEIKKSLPKRQAEGFNNFALVFEALKKIKKPNEALEEILKYYKDYCYLSFDNPDERIMDLEELTKMSQQYQSIKSFLLDLSSFDNFKGETRTNNYEKQETLVLSTIHQAKGLEWEAVFIIGFCEYEFPHPKAIESNKSLEEERRLFYVATTRTKSLLHITYPQIKYTFKNGAIITQPSMFLEELPKNTYETIIVEEGF; the protein is encoded by the coding sequence ATGAAAAAGTATAAGTTAGAGCCTTTTTCCTCACAAACTCAAATTGACTATCCCGATAACCTCAATCCCCAACAATTAAAAGTAGTTTCTGAAGCTGAGGGGCCATCCTTAGTTTTAGCCGGCGCCGGCAGCGGCAAAACCAGAGTTCTGATTTATCGTTTAGCCTATCTGTTAGAAAAAGGAATCCCGACCCGGAATATTCTCCTAGCTACCTTTACTAACCGGGCAGCTAATGAAATGATTAACCGAGCCGAAGTTCTGCTCAAATCAAGCCTGTCTGATCTTTGGGCCGGAACCTTCCACCATATCGGTAATATAACTTTAAGAAAAGAAGCCGAATCACTAGGTTACTCGCCCAATTTTACTATTGTTGACCGAGAAGATGCCCAAGATTTAATTGATGATTGCGTTGAAGATTTAGGTCTCTACAAGAAAGAAAAAATGTTTCCCAAAAAAAGAGTCATCTATAATATCTACAGTCTCGCTTCCAGTTCACTTAAAGGAGTTGATGAAATTATCGAAGAATTTCATCCGCACCTAGAAGAATACATTCCAATCGTAAAAAAAATAGTTGCCAGTTACAGAAAGAAAAAGAAAAACGCTAATGCTATGGACTTCAGCGATCTTTTAACCAGATGGTTGGAAGTTTTAACTAACCCTAACATCTGTGAAAAGTATTCTAGAATCTTTCGCTATATCCTGGTTGACGAATACCAAGATACTAATAAATTACAGTTTGAGATACTCAAAAAACTAAGCTCCCATCATAATAATATCTTAGCGGTCGGAGATGATGCTCAATCAATATACTCATTTCGCGCCGCCGATATAAATAATATTCTTGAATTTCCAAACACCTTTAAAGAAACAAAAATTTTCAAGCTTCAGATAAACTACCGCTCGCAACCACCGATATTAAACTTAGCTAACGAAATCATAAAACACAATATCGATCAATTTCCAAAAGATTTAGAAGCAATAAAAACCGGTGGTGATCTGCCCTGTGTAGTTGAAACAAAAGATGTTTACCAGCAAGCTAAATTCATCGGCCAAAGGATACTTGAACTAAACCGCGAAGGTATTCAGCTAGGTGAGATAGCCGTGCTGTTTCGGTCTCGCTTTCAAGCCCTAGAACTTGAAATGGAACTGATTAAAAGAAACATCCCTTACCTTATCCGAGGCGGGATGCGTTTTTTTGAGCAAGCTCACATAAAAGATACCCTCTCTTATCTTAAAATAATTCTCAACCCTCAGGACGAACTATCTTTTAAACGTGCTGTCTGTCTCCATAAAGGAATTGGTCGAAGCTACGCCTATAAAATATGGGATAAGTTTACCGATAGAAAAACCAGCCTTTCAGAAATAAAAAAAAGCCTTCCTAAACGCCAAGCCGAAGGTTTTAACAATTTCGCCCTGGTCTTTGAGGCTCTGAAAAAAATAAAAAAGCCTAATGAAGCCTTAGAAGAAATTCTTAAATACTATAAGGACTACTGCTATCTTTCCTTTGACAATCCTGATGAACGGATAATGGACTTAGAAGAGTTAACCAAAATGTCCCAACAATATCAATCAATCAAAAGCTTCCTTCTTGATCTAAGCTCATTCGATAATTTTAAAGGTGAAACCCGTACCAATAACTACGAAAAACAGGAAACTCTGGTTCTCTCAACAATCCATCAAGCCAAAGGCCTTGAATGGGAAGCGGTATTTATTATTGGTTTCTGCGAATATGAGTTTCCTCACCCTAAAGCTATTGAAAGCAATAAATCTCTCGAGGAAGAAAGAAGACTATTTTATGTAGCCACAACCCGAACAAAATCACTGCTTCACATAACCTACCCTCAAATAAAATATACCTTCAAAAATGGAGCGATTATCACTCAGCCTTCAATGTTTCTAGAGGAACTACCTAAAAACACTTATGAAACAATTATAGTCGAAGAAGGATTTTGA
- a CDS encoding family 1 glycosylhydrolase, giving the protein MQVKFPSNFLWGASLSSYQSEGGNLNTDWYLWEKERGLEGCQLTCDHYHLFDKDFQLASQLNLNSLRFSIEWARVCPYEEVFSQKEIEHYSSVFDSLLKYQLKPVVTLHHFTNPAWFADRGGWLKSSNIDYFLKFLRKIVEVNKDKVDTWLIFNEPLVYIYQGFITGCWPPGRRSYKDAKKVLANILEAYCTGYEEIKRIYDKDPVSVSLAKSMRAFSSCPDSLPLLSKFTVFLRDRHFNWQVLNYLAKRKKLDFIGLNYYCKDYAKVKGVFGDECKHTHHSERRNYLGWYIWPEGLYKILLSLKKLDLPIVITENGTAESRDEFYQLYLVQHLEMVAKAITKGVKIEGYFWWSLLDNFEWDKGFGPRFGLFEVDYKSLERIPRDVSSVYAKIVSENKIEI; this is encoded by the coding sequence ATGCAGGTTAAATTTCCTTCTAACTTTTTGTGGGGGGCTTCGCTCTCCAGCTATCAATCTGAAGGTGGAAACCTTAACACCGATTGGTATCTTTGGGAAAAAGAGCGAGGCCTTGAGGGTTGTCAGCTTACTTGTGACCACTATCATCTTTTCGATAAAGATTTTCAATTAGCCAGCCAGCTAAACCTTAACTCTTTAAGATTTTCAATAGAGTGGGCTAGAGTATGTCCCTATGAAGAGGTGTTTTCTCAAAAAGAAATCGAACATTATTCTAGCGTGTTCGATTCACTTCTTAAATATCAATTAAAACCAGTAGTGACTTTGCATCATTTTACTAATCCGGCTTGGTTTGCTGATCGCGGCGGGTGGTTAAAAAGTTCCAATATCGATTACTTTCTTAAGTTTTTGAGAAAAATAGTAGAGGTCAATAAGGATAAGGTAGATACTTGGCTTATTTTTAATGAACCTCTAGTCTATATCTATCAAGGATTTATAACTGGCTGTTGGCCTCCGGGGAGGCGTTCCTATAAAGATGCAAAAAAAGTTTTAGCCAATATTTTAGAGGCTTATTGTACTGGTTACGAAGAGATAAAACGAATATACGATAAAGATCCGGTTTCAGTATCTTTAGCCAAAAGTATGCGGGCTTTTTCTAGTTGCCCTGATAGCTTGCCATTGTTAAGTAAGTTCACAGTTTTTTTAAGAGACAGGCATTTTAATTGGCAAGTTCTTAATTATTTAGCTAAGCGGAAAAAATTAGACTTTATTGGTCTTAATTACTATTGTAAGGATTATGCTAAGGTTAAAGGAGTTTTTGGTGATGAGTGCAAGCACACTCATCATTCGGAAAGAAGAAACTATCTTGGTTGGTATATTTGGCCAGAAGGTTTATATAAAATTTTGCTTAGCCTTAAGAAGCTAGATTTGCCAATAGTTATTACTGAAAACGGGACTGCTGAAAGCCGGGATGAATTTTATCAATTGTATTTAGTCCAACACCTTGAGATGGTAGCGAAAGCTATAACTAAGGGAGTTAAGATAGAGGGTTACTTTTGGTGGTCACTGTTAGATAATTTTGAGTGGGATAAAGGTTTTGGCCCGCGCTTTGGTTTATTTGAAGTTGACTACAAGAGTCTAGAGCGAATTCCTCGAGATGTTTCCAGTGTTTATGCTAAAATAGTTTCTGAGAATAAGATAGAAATTTAA
- a CDS encoding patatin-like phospholipase family protein, with translation MQKEETKLIISNNPPFNKLAEDEINKLVEISEIKEYKNGEIIYNQGDQPDFLYLLLKGRVMVSVLAENKDSEIEIIKRGTCFGIISLLTDEPHSVTTKSIETSFIIQITNEDFKKFLDNNPYLALDFSRTLSQRVKGRFKPKRIFQSKKIGIIGVSASGKTTFMFNLAKEIKNQTKKEIVCIQIIPSAQASFSDKKRGLLLNNFSETTLYDYIKKGSIDSLCVIADSSRDFASIINFLSESYHFILYEIPYSFSELDRESLIEPAQNLHYLIFPKKGALKESSNAIKNLIKQNPVNREKIKVILAEFPVDDQLSFVQKNSLLEHPIEAVLSSQDSLSYQATLRRLARQIGEVTIGVALGSGAAYGYAHIGVLKTLAEAKIPIDIICGSSMGAVIAALWATGFSISDIENYSTEVGKGIGSFSLFGLSIPFQGIMKAKRLESIFKKIFGNLTFYDLKQSIKVVTFDFKRRETVVLEEGLIYEALAASCAFPGIFEPVCLKKDIFLDGGILNPLPTKILLQYGAHKIIASNITLSQEQALSEYAKRDKFHIFDFIFGSIETMQQHFVRQAIELADVTIHSNLEGLGWTEFNKIDEFIARGQAAAQDKLTEIKKLTSL, from the coding sequence ATGCAAAAAGAAGAAACAAAACTTATCATCAGTAATAACCCGCCGTTTAACAAGCTGGCTGAAGACGAGATCAATAAGCTTGTTGAGATATCTGAAATTAAAGAGTATAAAAATGGAGAAATAATATACAATCAGGGCGATCAGCCGGATTTTTTATATTTGCTGCTTAAAGGCCGGGTTATGGTTTCGGTTCTAGCTGAAAACAAGGACTCAGAGATTGAGATTATTAAACGCGGTACCTGTTTTGGAATAATTTCTTTACTTACCGATGAGCCTCATTCGGTAACCACCAAATCAATCGAAACTTCATTTATTATCCAGATAACAAATGAAGATTTCAAAAAATTCCTAGATAATAATCCTTACTTAGCTTTAGATTTTTCACGGACACTTTCTCAGCGGGTGAAGGGCCGTTTTAAGCCAAAGAGAATATTTCAGTCAAAGAAGATAGGAATAATCGGTGTTTCGGCATCCGGCAAGACGACCTTTATGTTTAATCTCGCAAAAGAGATAAAAAACCAAACCAAAAAAGAGATTGTTTGCATTCAAATTATCCCTAGTGCTCAGGCCAGCTTCAGTGATAAAAAGAGAGGATTATTACTAAATAATTTTTCAGAAACTACTCTTTATGATTATATTAAGAAAGGCTCGATTGACAGCCTTTGTGTAATTGCCGATAGCAGTAGAGATTTTGCTTCGATTATAAATTTCCTTTCTGAGAGCTATCATTTTATTTTGTATGAAATTCCTTATAGTTTTTCAGAACTAGACAGAGAGAGCCTTATTGAGCCGGCTCAAAATTTACATTATCTAATTTTTCCCAAAAAAGGTGCTTTGAAGGAAAGTTCCAATGCCATCAAAAATTTAATTAAACAAAATCCAGTCAACCGAGAGAAAATCAAAGTAATTTTAGCCGAATTTCCGGTAGACGATCAACTATCTTTTGTTCAAAAAAATAGTTTATTAGAGCATCCGATTGAAGCAGTTCTTTCTAGTCAGGATTCTTTAAGTTATCAGGCAACCTTGCGTAGGTTAGCTCGTCAAATCGGCGAAGTTACAATTGGTGTAGCCTTAGGTAGCGGAGCCGCTTACGGCTATGCACATATCGGAGTTTTAAAGACTTTAGCTGAGGCTAAGATTCCAATTGATATCATTTGTGGCTCAAGTATGGGGGCGGTAATCGCTGCTCTTTGGGCTACCGGGTTTTCTATTTCTGATATCGAAAATTATTCTACTGAAGTTGGCAAGGGGATTGGTTCTTTTTCTTTGTTCGGTCTTTCAATTCCCTTCCAAGGGATTATGAAGGCTAAGCGCCTAGAAAGTATCTTTAAGAAGATATTTGGTAATTTGACATTTTATGATTTAAAGCAAAGCATTAAAGTGGTTACTTTTGACTTTAAAAGACGAGAAACAGTAGTTTTAGAAGAAGGTTTAATTTATGAAGCTTTAGCCGCAAGTTGTGCTTTTCCGGGAATATTCGAACCAGTATGTCTCAAAAAAGATATTTTTTTAGACGGAGGTATTTTAAATCCTCTTCCGACAAAAATATTACTTCAATACGGTGCTCATAAGATCATTGCTTCCAATATTACTCTTTCTCAGGAACAAGCCCTTTCCGAATATGCCAAGCGAGATAAATTCCATATTTTTGATTTTATTTTTGGTAGTATTGAAACTATGCAACAACACTTTGTTAGGCAAGCTATAGAGTTAGCTGATGTAACTATCCATAGCAATCTAGAGGGGTTGGGTTGGACTGAGTTTAACAAAATAGATGAGTTTATCGCCCGGGGGCAGGCAGCAGCTCAAGATAAGTTAACGGAAATTAAAAAATTAACTAGTTTATGA
- a CDS encoding DUF3108 domain-containing protein, with the protein MRKLVIFLLLVVSFQFLSYGQSIKERFKGQDKLIYEVYYNGMFSGHIYWSYKGTEKVEGGLADVIHVSSDTKILGLLDLTSDEDVFLDSENHLPLKVKRNIVMFGKKELIDEIYDQGKGFVRLIIRGDEAREEIISQDKPIHNILALLYFFPQNVKLEKDRWMNFNLPTQKIKIKFIKERPLKTDTGEVDTYFLIGRGAKRFSLWMDKVTRMPLRLEFVSLLGKVSIVRAEENQP; encoded by the coding sequence ATGAGGAAATTGGTAATATTTTTATTATTAGTGGTGAGTTTTCAGTTTTTAAGCTATGGTCAAAGTATTAAGGAACGCTTTAAGGGGCAGGATAAGCTAATTTATGAGGTTTACTACAATGGGATGTTTTCCGGTCATATCTATTGGAGCTATAAAGGGACTGAAAAGGTTGAAGGCGGGCTGGCTGATGTGATCCACGTAAGTTCTGATACTAAGATTTTAGGCTTACTGGATTTAACCAGCGATGAAGATGTTTTCCTTGATTCGGAAAATCACCTTCCGCTTAAAGTAAAGCGAAATATAGTTATGTTTGGCAAGAAAGAGCTGATTGATGAGATTTACGATCAGGGAAAAGGTTTTGTGCGGTTAATTATAAGAGGCGATGAAGCCAGAGAGGAAATTATTTCTCAGGATAAGCCAATTCATAATATTTTGGCCTTGCTTTATTTTTTCCCGCAAAATGTTAAGTTAGAAAAAGATCGATGGATGAACTTCAATCTTCCTACCCAAAAGATAAAGATAAAATTTATCAAAGAGCGACCTCTAAAAACAGATACTGGAGAAGTTGATACTTATTTTTTAATTGGTAGGGGGGCCAAGCGCTTTAGTCTCTGGATGGATAAAGTTACCCGCATGCCTCTGCGTCTTGAGTTTGTTTCTCTTCTAGGAAAGGTTAGCATTGTGAGAGCCGAAGAAAACCAGCCTTAA
- a CDS encoding type II secretion system protein GspG produces the protein MKKSFTLIELIVVIAIIAILAAIIAPNAFKAIEKARAAKTTADLKSIKTGTTALYADTGKVIRGCLAFTQTDPETYINASNAGLITKPDFEAAPVGGCQWTQGAVNAWDGPYIESNGLDFWKNAYLYDPDYAFCAPPGCGGVSPCENVYSDSACDNSSAREVCVANGGSTATPIAPPVLLSFGPDGHEYSCDDIVTTMTLN, from the coding sequence ATGAAAAAGTCATTTACGCTTATTGAACTAATCGTAGTTATCGCGATCATTGCCATTCTAGCTGCAATAATCGCACCCAATGCTTTTAAAGCAATTGAGAAAGCCCGGGCAGCTAAGACAACTGCTGATTTAAAATCAATAAAAACTGGAACTACTGCCCTTTATGCTGACACTGGAAAGGTTATTAGAGGCTGTTTAGCTTTTACTCAAACAGATCCTGAAACTTATATCAATGCCTCAAATGCCGGTCTTATTACAAAACCAGACTTCGAGGCAGCTCCTGTTGGCGGCTGCCAATGGACCCAAGGTGCAGTTAATGCCTGGGATGGCCCATATATTGAAAGTAATGGCCTTGACTTCTGGAAAAATGCCTATTTATATGACCCTGATTACGCTTTTTGTGCTCCACCGGGCTGCGGTGGAGTTAGCCCATGTGAAAATGTTTACAGCGATTCAGCCTGCGATAATTCCTCAGCCAGAGAAGTTTGTGTGGCTAACGGCGGCAGCACAGCTACACCCATTGCTCCTCCGGTTTTACTTTCATTTGGCCCAGATGGACACGAATACAGCTGTGACGACATTGTAACAACGATGACTCTTAATTAA
- a CDS encoding prepilin-type N-terminal cleavage/methylation domain-containing protein, whose translation MKKSFTLIELIVVIAIIAILAAIIAPNAFKAIEKAKISADIAEAKSLKTAIMSLYADTGHFPGWRATMPATGYNYARLDDTQYTGWDPSNLMTNASGWFGWEGPYMEKMSALNRWGGTNYLLYDARTTLSWARGVRYTRYFRCYSPVSPATNTCGMPQKILDKIDEITDDGVYNSGRHRRYYAAAQKQYYSYDMFIQTYPD comes from the coding sequence ATGAAAAAGTCATTTACGCTTATTGAACTAATCGTAGTTATCGCGATCATTGCCATTCTAGCTGCAATAATCGCACCCAATGCTTTTAAAGCAATTGAGAAGGCCAAAATCTCTGCTGACATAGCTGAGGCAAAGAGTCTTAAAACAGCAATAATGTCTTTATATGCAGATACCGGTCATTTTCCGGGATGGCGAGCCACTATGCCAGCCACTGGATACAATTACGCAAGGCTCGACGACACTCAATATACTGGCTGGGATCCCAGCAATTTAATGACTAATGCTTCTGGGTGGTTCGGCTGGGAAGGCCCTTACATGGAAAAAATGTCAGCTCTAAATCGTTGGGGTGGAACTAATTATCTACTCTATGACGCCAGAACTACACTCTCTTGGGCTAGAGGTGTGCGTTATACTCGTTACTTTCGTTGTTATTCTCCGGTTTCGCCAGCGACTAATACTTGTGGAATGCCTCAAAAAATTCTAGATAAAATAGATGAAATAACCGATGACGGCGTATATAACAGCGGTCGCCATAGAAGGTATTATGCTGCTGCTCAGAAGCAATATTATTCTTACGACATGTTCATTCAGACTTATCCCGATTAG
- a CDS encoding tRNA (adenine-N1)-methyltransferase, with protein MIKENELIFLYHDEKRNFLTRIDKKTLHTDKGFLKLSDLIGKQFGEKVETNLNHSFYILRPYMYEMIMKVRRQTQILYPKDIGMILMRSCIFPGATVIECGIGSGALTTALANFVRPNGKVHSYERSEEFLKNAKKNLEKNGLAEWVEFNHAEISDEFPQKEADFIMIDIGSQWDLIDAAYKSLKGGARLATICPTFEQLTKTVFTLEEKGFINIESMEIFLRRILVRRGKTRPEQRMPSHTGYIVFATKIIL; from the coding sequence ATGATTAAGGAAAATGAACTGATATTTCTCTACCACGATGAAAAAAGAAACTTTTTGACTCGAATTGACAAAAAAACACTTCATACCGATAAGGGTTTTCTTAAACTATCTGACTTAATCGGCAAGCAATTCGGTGAAAAAGTGGAAACCAATCTTAACCATTCCTTCTATATCCTCCGTCCTTATATGTATGAAATGATTATGAAAGTCCGTCGACAAACTCAAATCCTCTATCCTAAAGACATTGGAATGATTCTAATGCGTAGTTGTATCTTTCCCGGAGCAACGGTAATTGAATGCGGAATTGGTAGCGGAGCCTTAACTACCGCCTTAGCTAATTTCGTTAGGCCAAACGGGAAAGTTCACAGTTATGAACGAAGTGAAGAATTTTTAAAAAATGCTAAAAAAAACTTAGAAAAAAATGGACTCGCTGAATGGGTTGAATTTAATCATGCTGAGATCAGTGATGAGTTCCCACAAAAAGAAGCTGATTTTATAATGATCGACATTGGAAGCCAGTGGGATTTAATCGATGCAGCTTATAAATCTTTAAAAGGCGGAGCGCGCCTAGCAACAATTTGCCCAACTTTTGAGCAGCTAACTAAAACCGTGTTTACTTTGGAAGAAAAAGGATTTATCAACATCGAATCAATGGAGATTTTCTTAAGAAGAATTCTGGTTCGACGCGGAAAAACTCGCCCCGAACAACGCATGCCTTCACACACCGGATACATTGTCTTTGCCACAAAGATAATTCTTTGA
- a CDS encoding cofactor-independent phosphoglycerate mutase encodes MKYIIIVPDGAADDPLGALGGKTPLEVADIPYMDLLAKQGVLGRVKTIPRGFIPSSDVANLSLLGYDPNRYYSGRGPLEAANLGVTLAEEDLAFRCNLVTEGEGKLLDYSAGHITDKEAKVLIETINEKLGTKDIEFFFGTSYRNLMVIRGGKGLGLDKLKYHAPHDIMGKNISKYLPKGKNSSTLIDLMNHSQEVLASCEINKVRIDLGESPANMIWLWGCGGSPTMPPFKELFGINGAVISAVDLIKGIGKIVGLRVLDVEGANGYYDTNYLGKARAALSALETHDFVFVHIEATDEAGHNQDLRMKIACLERIDKMVVGTIFEELKDQDFRILVTPDHPTPIAKRTHTDEPVPFLISGTGITADSFSAYSEVEAQASSLYFDSGEALMRHFLGR; translated from the coding sequence ATGAAATATATTATTATTGTTCCTGACGGTGCAGCTGATGATCCCTTAGGAGCTCTTGGTGGCAAGACTCCTTTAGAGGTAGCTGATATCCCTTATATGGATTTATTGGCTAAGCAAGGGGTTCTTGGCAGAGTGAAAACTATTCCCCGAGGTTTTATTCCCTCAAGTGATGTGGCTAATCTTTCGCTTCTTGGTTATGACCCTAATCGTTATTATAGCGGAAGGGGCCCATTGGAAGCAGCTAACTTGGGAGTTACTTTAGCCGAGGAAGATTTAGCTTTTCGCTGCAATTTGGTTACTGAAGGAGAGGGTAAGCTTCTCGATTACAGCGCCGGTCATATTACTGACAAAGAAGCTAAAGTTCTCATCGAAACAATAAATGAGAAGTTAGGGACTAAAGATATCGAGTTCTTTTTTGGTACTAGCTATCGGAATCTTATGGTAATCCGTGGTGGTAAGGGTTTAGGCTTAGATAAGCTTAAGTATCACGCGCCTCACGATATCATGGGTAAGAATATATCTAAATATTTACCTAAGGGGAAAAATAGTTCAACTTTAATTGATTTGATGAATCATTCTCAAGAGGTGTTAGCAAGTTGTGAGATAAATAAAGTAAGAATTGATTTGGGCGAAAGCCCGGCTAATATGATTTGGCTTTGGGGCTGTGGCGGTTCACCGACTATGCCGCCTTTTAAAGAATTATTCGGTATTAACGGTGCAGTAATTTCAGCAGTAGATTTAATAAAAGGCATTGGTAAGATTGTCGGTCTTCGGGTGCTTGATGTTGAAGGGGCCAATGGGTATTATGATACTAACTACTTGGGAAAGGCCCGAGCCGCTTTGAGTGCCCTTGAAACCCATGATTTTGTTTTTGTACATATAGAAGCCACTGATGAAGCAGGCCATAATCAAGATTTACGGATGAAGATAGCCTGTCTTGAACGTATAGATAAGATGGTTGTAGGAACTATTTTTGAGGAATTAAAGGATCAGGATTTTAGAATTTTAGTTACTCCTGACCACCCGACACCGATTGCTAAAAGAACCCATACCGACGAACCGGTTCCTTTTTTGATTTCCGGTACCGGAATTACAGCTGATAGTTTTTCTGCTTATTCAGAAGTTGAGGCTCAAGCCAGCTCTTTGTATTTTGATAGTGGTGAAGCCTTAATGAGGCATTTTCTTGGTAGATGA